A single window of Castor canadensis chromosome 3, mCasCan1.hap1v2, whole genome shotgun sequence DNA harbors:
- the Nudt14 gene encoding uridine diphosphate glucose pyrophosphatase NUDT14 isoform X1, producing MDRIEGAAVGRCASSPYLRPLTLHYRQNGTQKSWDFMKTYDSVSILMFNSSRRSLVFVKQFRPAVYAGEMECHFPGSLAAVDQDQPRELQPALPGSVGVTVELCAGLVDQPGLSLEEVACKEAWEECGYRLVPSDLRQVATYRSGVGLTGSSQTMFYAEVTDAQRSGTGGGLAEEGELIEVVHLPLDGAQAFADNSDVPKTLGVIFAISWFFSQVAPCLDLH from the exons ATGGACCGCATCGAGGGGGCGGCGGTGGGCCGCTGCGCCAGCTCACCCTATTTGCGGCCCCTCACGCTGCACTACCGCCAG AATGGTACCCAGAAGTCCTGGGACTTCATGAAGACATATGACAG CGTGAGCATTCTCATGTTCAACTCTTCTCGAAGGAGCCTGGTGTTTGTGAAGCAGTTCCGGCCAG CTGTGTATGCAGGCGAAATGGAGTGCCACTTCCCAGGGTCCCTGGCAGCCGTGGATCAGGACCAGCCCCGGGAGCTGCAGCCAGCACTGCCTGGTTCAGTGGGGGTGACAGTGGAGCTGTGCGCTGGCCTTGTGGATCAGCCTGGGCTCTCGCTGGAGGAAGTGGCCTGCAAGGAGGCTTGGGAGGAGTGTGGCTACCGCCTGGTCCCCTCTGACCTGCGCCAGGTTGCCACATACAG GTCTGGAGTGGGACTGACCGGCTCCAGCCAGACTATGTTTTACGCCGAGGTGACGGATGCCCAGCGCAGTGGGACAGGTGGGGGCCTGGCGGAGGAGGGTGAGCTAATTGAAGTCGTGCACCTGCCCCTAGATGGTGCCCAGGCCTTCGCAGATAACTCAGATGTCCCCAAGACCCTCGGGGTTATCTTTGCTATCTCTTGGTTCTTCAGCCAGGTGGCCCCCTGCCTGGATCTCCATTGA
- the Nudt14 gene encoding uridine diphosphate glucose pyrophosphatase NUDT14 isoform X2: MDRIEGAAVGRCASSPYLRPLTLHYRQNGTQKSWDFMKTYDRSLVFVKQFRPAVYAGEMECHFPGSLAAVDQDQPRELQPALPGSVGVTVELCAGLVDQPGLSLEEVACKEAWEECGYRLVPSDLRQVATYRSGVGLTGSSQTMFYAEVTDAQRSGTGGGLAEEGELIEVVHLPLDGAQAFADNSDVPKTLGVIFAISWFFSQVAPCLDLH; encoded by the exons ATGGACCGCATCGAGGGGGCGGCGGTGGGCCGCTGCGCCAGCTCACCCTATTTGCGGCCCCTCACGCTGCACTACCGCCAG AATGGTACCCAGAAGTCCTGGGACTTCATGAAGACATATGACAG GAGCCTGGTGTTTGTGAAGCAGTTCCGGCCAG CTGTGTATGCAGGCGAAATGGAGTGCCACTTCCCAGGGTCCCTGGCAGCCGTGGATCAGGACCAGCCCCGGGAGCTGCAGCCAGCACTGCCTGGTTCAGTGGGGGTGACAGTGGAGCTGTGCGCTGGCCTTGTGGATCAGCCTGGGCTCTCGCTGGAGGAAGTGGCCTGCAAGGAGGCTTGGGAGGAGTGTGGCTACCGCCTGGTCCCCTCTGACCTGCGCCAGGTTGCCACATACAG GTCTGGAGTGGGACTGACCGGCTCCAGCCAGACTATGTTTTACGCCGAGGTGACGGATGCCCAGCGCAGTGGGACAGGTGGGGGCCTGGCGGAGGAGGGTGAGCTAATTGAAGTCGTGCACCTGCCCCTAGATGGTGCCCAGGCCTTCGCAGATAACTCAGATGTCCCCAAGACCCTCGGGGTTATCTTTGCTATCTCTTGGTTCTTCAGCCAGGTGGCCCCCTGCCTGGATCTCCATTGA
- the Nudt14 gene encoding uridine diphosphate glucose pyrophosphatase NUDT14 isoform X3: MKTYDSVSILMFNSSRRSLVFVKQFRPAVYAGEMECHFPGSLAAVDQDQPRELQPALPGSVGVTVELCAGLVDQPGLSLEEVACKEAWEECGYRLVPSDLRQVATYRSGVGLTGSSQTMFYAEVTDAQRSGTGGGLAEEGELIEVVHLPLDGAQAFADNSDVPKTLGVIFAISWFFSQVAPCLDLH; the protein is encoded by the exons ATGAAGACATATGACAG CGTGAGCATTCTCATGTTCAACTCTTCTCGAAGGAGCCTGGTGTTTGTGAAGCAGTTCCGGCCAG CTGTGTATGCAGGCGAAATGGAGTGCCACTTCCCAGGGTCCCTGGCAGCCGTGGATCAGGACCAGCCCCGGGAGCTGCAGCCAGCACTGCCTGGTTCAGTGGGGGTGACAGTGGAGCTGTGCGCTGGCCTTGTGGATCAGCCTGGGCTCTCGCTGGAGGAAGTGGCCTGCAAGGAGGCTTGGGAGGAGTGTGGCTACCGCCTGGTCCCCTCTGACCTGCGCCAGGTTGCCACATACAG GTCTGGAGTGGGACTGACCGGCTCCAGCCAGACTATGTTTTACGCCGAGGTGACGGATGCCCAGCGCAGTGGGACAGGTGGGGGCCTGGCGGAGGAGGGTGAGCTAATTGAAGTCGTGCACCTGCCCCTAGATGGTGCCCAGGCCTTCGCAGATAACTCAGATGTCCCCAAGACCCTCGGGGTTATCTTTGCTATCTCTTGGTTCTTCAGCCAGGTGGCCCCCTGCCTGGATCTCCATTGA